One Nitrosopumilus piranensis genomic region harbors:
- a CDS encoding SHOCT domain-containing protein yields the protein MKQMRNQKAIINTQIGPMLPSSQKINQDISDFQESFKTNATIAKDFVIKEKRARLKDLNEKITSIPDKVSTSEYWNKLKNSTKTTSKIIQNATKDGLKESRGPINKFKKFVTGMFIREKYPGERDLELLTKLAELKQKKIITQKEFNSKKKKILAKI from the coding sequence ATGAAACAAATGAGAAATCAAAAAGCAATAATTAATACACAAATCGGTCCCATGTTGCCATCATCTCAAAAAATTAATCAAGATATATCAGATTTTCAAGAGTCATTTAAAACAAATGCCACAATAGCAAAAGATTTTGTGATTAAAGAAAAACGGGCTAGACTAAAAGATTTGAATGAGAAAATTACCAGTATTCCAGACAAGGTATCAACATCAGAGTACTGGAATAAACTAAAAAATTCTACAAAAACAACATCTAAAATTATTCAAAACGCTACTAAAGATGGATTAAAAGAGTCAAGAGGCCCCATAAACAAATTTAAAAAATTTGTTACAGGCATGTTCATCAGAGAAAAATATCCTGGAGAAAGGGATCTTGAACTTTTAACAAAACTTGCAGAATTAAAACAAAAGAAAATAATTACTCAAAAAGAATTTAATTCAAAAAAGAAGAAAATTCTTGCAAAAATCTAA
- a CDS encoding sulfurtransferase, producing the protein MTESGKITTDVDSLRSEIRDKSVRVIDVRREDDYKKDHISTAVNLPLANLLSDDSPDRVLKLVNSMGIDDETRVVVYDDTFGALASRVAWTLEYLGHADVSLLETTYSNWKSLGLESDSQTPDVQSKGHSLKLQPDILATSDYLETAKQRDDVILIDNRERLNFLEQHIPGAISLPYRTLASDDKILRPKDDMKRLLDNRGVTGNSEIITYCGSVGTLSGLAYYALKTAGLPNAKLYVRSFKEWKNLQKPTAKQEDANYWDLSAE; encoded by the coding sequence TTGACAGAATCTGGTAAAATAACAACCGACGTAGATTCTTTACGTTCTGAGATTAGAGATAAGAGCGTTCGAGTAATTGATGTGAGACGAGAAGATGATTACAAAAAAGATCATATCTCTACTGCTGTAAATTTACCCTTGGCAAATCTATTGTCTGATGACAGCCCTGATCGTGTTTTAAAATTAGTAAATTCAATGGGAATTGATGATGAGACTCGTGTTGTAGTTTATGATGATACATTTGGTGCTCTAGCATCAAGAGTTGCTTGGACATTAGAATATCTTGGACATGCAGATGTTAGTCTTCTTGAAACAACTTATAGTAATTGGAAGTCTCTTGGATTGGAAAGTGATTCTCAGACTCCTGACGTACAAAGTAAGGGACACTCTTTGAAATTACAGCCTGATATTTTGGCCACCTCTGATTATCTAGAGACTGCAAAACAAAGAGATGATGTGATTCTAATTGATAATAGAGAGCGTCTAAATTTCCTTGAGCAACATATTCCTGGGGCAATTAGCCTTCCATACAGAACCCTTGCATCAGATGATAAAATTTTACGACCAAAAGATGACATGAAGCGCTTGCTTGATAATCGTGGCGTGACTGGGAATTCTGAAATTATTACGTACTGTGGAAGTGTGGGAACTCTTTCTGGATTGGCCTATTATGCACTAAAAACTGCTGGACTGCCAAATGCCAAACTGTATGTTCGCTCTTTTAAGGAATGGAAGAATCTTCAAAAACCTACTGCAAAACAAGAAGATGCAAATTACTGGGATTTGTCTGCTGAATAA
- a CDS encoding nitrite/sulfite reductase, producing the protein MTISDLKQSAADSPKPKINWARMEEADNFAKTVKLFRQGKYDEDSFRRFRLQHGAYGTRMTGDYAMVRIKLPAGEIYPHQFEKISQLSEQYSIGSAHFSTRENIQLHWVILEDVSEIFRGLADVGLTSREACGNSVRNVMCSPMSGVCSDEEFDSTPYALATAKFFLRNPMAQNLPRKFKFNFTCCEKHGMVRMVDVGLIPQIKEIDGTPQRGFKIFLGGGLGNRSFVGHQLEDFTPEEDLLYTSIAVLRIFDRLGDRKNLARNRMRYLVNDMGWEKFQNLVLKERAVVKATQSIVTQLDLDHTPDEIKRPIRISDESGSGTPDGYARWLKTNTEKQKQTDYRTVFITLEAGDITSNQLKALADIIRDFSSEGKARAGFVQNVALRYVHEDDLPRLYSKLLEIGLAKSGALTMTAPIGCSGTTSCNLALTNSHRLAKEIQRKFLELKLDEDDDLRDSSIKISGCPNSCGQHGIATIGFFGGGARLGKDMYANYQMLIGGRSDGDTMLGQICHRVPAKRVIPVILKIIELFKENKKSDDTLKSWIHRIVNNSEDSQIKSINDIRKAIEPLTTPPTKDEDPDFYLDYGSDTSYHTKTGKGECAA; encoded by the coding sequence TTGACAATATCTGATCTTAAACAATCTGCAGCTGATTCTCCCAAGCCTAAAATTAATTGGGCAAGAATGGAAGAGGCAGATAATTTTGCAAAAACTGTAAAACTGTTCCGTCAGGGAAAATATGACGAAGATAGTTTTAGACGATTTAGACTTCAACATGGTGCATATGGTACTAGAATGACTGGCGACTATGCAATGGTTAGAATTAAACTTCCTGCAGGTGAAATTTATCCTCATCAATTTGAAAAGATCTCTCAACTCAGCGAACAATATTCCATTGGAAGTGCTCACTTTTCAACAAGAGAAAACATTCAACTACATTGGGTAATTCTTGAAGATGTTTCAGAAATCTTTAGAGGATTAGCTGATGTTGGATTAACTTCAAGGGAAGCATGTGGAAATAGTGTTCGAAATGTAATGTGTAGTCCAATGTCTGGTGTTTGTTCTGATGAAGAATTTGATTCTACACCATATGCACTTGCTACTGCAAAATTCTTTTTGAGAAATCCAATGGCTCAAAACCTTCCTCGTAAATTCAAATTCAATTTCACATGTTGTGAGAAACATGGAATGGTAAGGATGGTAGATGTTGGATTAATTCCTCAAATCAAAGAAATAGATGGAACTCCTCAAAGGGGATTCAAAATTTTCCTTGGTGGCGGATTGGGAAATAGATCATTTGTTGGACATCAATTAGAAGACTTTACTCCCGAAGAAGATTTACTTTACACATCAATTGCTGTATTGAGAATATTTGATAGATTAGGGGATAGAAAAAATCTTGCAAGAAATAGAATGCGTTATCTTGTAAATGATATGGGTTGGGAGAAATTCCAGAACCTTGTCTTAAAAGAGAGAGCTGTTGTAAAAGCTACACAATCTATAGTTACGCAACTTGATTTAGACCACACTCCTGATGAAATTAAACGACCAATTCGAATTAGTGATGAGAGTGGAAGTGGAACACCTGATGGTTATGCGAGATGGCTAAAAACAAACACTGAAAAACAAAAACAAACTGATTATCGCACAGTCTTTATCACTCTTGAAGCAGGAGATATCACTTCTAATCAACTAAAAGCACTAGCTGATATTATTCGCGACTTTTCTTCTGAAGGCAAAGCACGTGCAGGCTTTGTTCAAAATGTTGCATTACGTTATGTCCATGAAGATGATTTACCACGTTTGTATTCTAAACTCCTTGAGATTGGATTGGCAAAATCTGGTGCCCTTACCATGACTGCTCCTATTGGATGCTCTGGTACTACATCTTGTAATCTTGCATTAACCAATTCACATAGACTAGCAAAAGAAATCCAAAGAAAATTCTTGGAATTAAAACTTGATGAAGATGATGATCTTCGTGATTCCTCTATCAAAATTAGTGGCTGTCCAAATTCTTGTGGTCAACATGGGATTGCAACAATTGGATTCTTTGGTGGAGGTGCACGTCTTGGAAAAGACATGTATGCAAACTACCAGATGTTGATTGGTGGTCGTTCTGATGGAGATACAATGTTAGGACAAATTTGTCACAGAGTTCCTGCAAAAAGAGTAATCCCAGTAATTTTGAAGATTATTGAACTGTTCAAAGAAAATAAAAAATCTGATGATACTCTCAAATCTTGGATTCATAGAATTGTAAATAATAGTGAGGACTCACAAATCAAATCCATAAATGACATTAGAAAAGCAATTGAACCACTAACAACTCCTCCAACAAAAGATGAGGATCCTGATTTCTATCTTGATTATGGCAGCGATACTAGTTACCATACTAAAACTGGAAAGGGTGAATGCGCTGCTTGA
- a CDS encoding universal stress protein: MYKTILVPHGGTPAGDLALKHAIHAAKESSSKIILLHVIEEIQHPATFALSESEREKMLNSIQEANESIRQEMVKEMEQRSQECKDENINVQVKVEMGNAAEKILNIVQNENVDLVVMAKRRKLKGVKKLLSLGSVSRKVVENVSCPVTLIDVEKI, translated from the coding sequence ATGTACAAAACAATTCTAGTACCTCATGGGGGAACTCCAGCTGGAGATCTTGCACTCAAACATGCAATACATGCCGCAAAGGAATCATCTTCTAAAATTATCCTTTTACATGTAATTGAAGAAATTCAACACCCTGCCACATTTGCTTTATCTGAATCAGAACGAGAAAAAATGTTAAACAGTATACAAGAAGCTAATGAATCAATCCGTCAAGAAATGGTAAAAGAGATGGAACAAAGAAGTCAGGAATGCAAAGATGAAAACATAAATGTTCAAGTTAAAGTCGAAATGGGAAATGCTGCAGAAAAAATTCTAAATATTGTGCAGAATGAAAATGTAGATCTAGTTGTTATGGCAAAACGTAGGAAGTTAAAGGGAGTCAAGAAACTGCTTTCTTTGGGTAGTGTATCTCGAAAAGTAGTTGAAAACGTATCTTGCCCTGTAACTTTGATTGATGTTGAAAAAATTTAA
- a CDS encoding tetratricopeptide repeat protein, which yields MKKPFGKKSEEKEDETSLEKKKEETALVDVDYNRKKLFKKGVNLMADEKLEEAIVVFEQALRIDPDNVETLLKLGYARFHIDDHNEALKVYDRILDIDVTNPEAWNLKGLVHYEQKNYSKALDSVEKAIETDPTYGMAWYNKACFLSLLNQVPESLEALKRSIEIDVKNARKSIRDKDFVNVRIEEGFKRIQEVVVLESIRQGYHTLGSIVWTTFLDKKDAETALRKLLEKGLIVQNEKRDGLSKIPIYDLAPNVAEKMGKEKKGLFGITRKRLPKPVKNLKELSQAIQDAREAIEEENAEKAIEIFDEFVDPKKSGEQMIENFFDEHREIRLWKIRLKDRGDDYIAENKEKMLMLFGNVEVTITKKLRNEIS from the coding sequence GTGAAGAAACCATTCGGAAAAAAATCAGAGGAAAAAGAAGATGAGACTAGTTTAGAAAAAAAGAAAGAAGAGACCGCACTAGTCGATGTTGACTATAATCGCAAGAAACTGTTCAAGAAAGGGGTCAACTTGATGGCAGATGAAAAACTCGAAGAGGCCATCGTAGTCTTTGAGCAGGCCCTGAGAATAGATCCGGACAATGTAGAGACATTGCTAAAATTAGGATATGCAAGATTTCACATTGATGATCATAATGAAGCATTAAAGGTATATGATAGAATTTTAGATATTGATGTAACAAATCCAGAAGCTTGGAATCTTAAGGGATTGGTTCATTATGAACAAAAAAATTATTCAAAAGCTTTGGATTCAGTTGAAAAGGCAATTGAGACTGACCCAACATATGGAATGGCATGGTACAACAAAGCATGTTTCTTATCATTACTAAATCAAGTTCCAGAATCACTAGAAGCATTAAAGCGCTCAATTGAAATTGATGTAAAGAATGCAAGAAAATCAATTAGAGACAAAGATTTTGTTAATGTTAGAATCGAAGAGGGATTCAAAAGAATTCAAGAAGTTGTAGTTTTAGAATCAATTAGACAAGGATACCACACATTGGGTTCAATTGTATGGACAACATTTCTAGATAAAAAAGATGCAGAAACTGCATTAAGAAAATTATTAGAAAAAGGATTGATTGTTCAAAATGAAAAAAGAGATGGTCTAAGTAAAATTCCAATATATGATCTTGCACCAAATGTTGCAGAAAAAATGGGTAAAGAAAAGAAAGGTTTGTTTGGAATTACAAGAAAGAGATTACCAAAACCAGTAAAGAATCTCAAAGAACTAAGCCAAGCAATTCAAGATGCAAGAGAAGCAATTGAGGAAGAGAATGCAGAAAAAGCAATTGAGATATTTGATGAGTTTGTAGACCCTAAAAAATCAGGAGAACAGATGATTGAAAATTTCTTTGATGAACACAGAGAAATAAGATTGTGGAAAATAAGACTAAAAGATAGAGGCGATGATTACATTGCTGAAAACAAAGAAAAGATGTTAATGTTATTTGGTAATGTCGAAGTTACAATCACAAAAAAACTTAGAAACGAAATTTCTTAA
- a CDS encoding DUF6775 family putative metallopeptidase, whose amino-acid sequence MLNIKKIIIYDEPTVPEIKINEVKEFISKTFHVNVEIRPNFFENTNGEIFQKIATTRIFELKKPFEKHNPTVQEIQMEESNTDNSQNEERVLYDGFEFQKIIEKFISPNESNQEILHIIFTNKLTCTFDKSDYRYHARALIGSNPTIISTTGIIEAPAKPKQYYLDLMTNLKKENEIKEKYKGEFLEYNDSRISEVVKGYLLQTIMYYETGEVFCDDKKCRLYNAHWQKDLIYSQLKNRKLCNKHQQKLQNIVNH is encoded by the coding sequence ATGTTGAACATTAAAAAAATTATCATTTATGATGAACCAACTGTACCTGAAATTAAAATTAATGAGGTAAAAGAATTCATCAGCAAAACCTTTCATGTCAATGTGGAAATTAGACCAAATTTCTTTGAAAATACAAATGGAGAAATTTTCCAAAAAATTGCAACAACTCGAATTTTTGAATTAAAAAAACCATTTGAAAAACACAATCCAACAGTCCAAGAAATACAAATGGAAGAAAGTAATACAGATAACTCACAAAATGAGGAAAGAGTTCTTTATGATGGATTTGAATTTCAAAAAATAATTGAAAAATTCATTTCACCAAATGAAAGCAATCAAGAAATACTGCACATAATTTTTACAAACAAACTTACATGTACTTTTGATAAAAGTGATTACAGATATCATGCAAGGGCACTGATTGGATCAAATCCTACAATCATATCAACTACAGGGATAATAGAGGCACCTGCTAAACCAAAGCAATACTATCTAGACTTGATGACAAATTTAAAAAAAGAAAATGAAATCAAGGAAAAATACAAAGGCGAATTTTTAGAATACAATGATTCAAGAATATCAGAAGTTGTTAAAGGTTATCTCCTACAGACAATCATGTATTATGAAACAGGAGAAGTATTTTGTGATGATAAGAAGTGTAGGCTATACAATGCACATTGGCAAAAAGATCTTATTTATTCACAATTAAAAAATAGAAAACTCTGCAACAAGCATCAACAAAAGTTACAGAATATAGTAAATCATTGA
- a CDS encoding CBS domain-containing protein, producing MNLKDSKLTKLLTKPITVGPNATLVKVRESLLKNKVKRIVVVDKKNPIAVITEKDIAKKIYELGNNPIKSVKAKNFIPKKLFTLTRENTVKECAQIMKKHRISVVIILNDDKTLGGIITKTDLVKIFLTKGSESLKISQVMKKDLITASPSDPILHVESMLLRYGISRVIIKGNQKPVGIITFRDFVPAKIPQWIAESADPKEVQEYKFKKGLTEGHANQMSYLFPFHATDIMTTNPVTVDADEEIRAAITLMIKHNISGLPVVKKSKLVGIITKSDIVSVLAN from the coding sequence ATGAATCTAAAAGACTCGAAATTAACAAAATTACTAACAAAACCAATTACAGTTGGACCAAATGCAACCCTTGTAAAAGTAAGAGAGTCACTTCTAAAAAACAAAGTAAAGAGAATAGTTGTAGTTGACAAAAAAAATCCAATAGCAGTAATTACTGAAAAAGACATTGCAAAAAAAATTTATGAATTAGGCAATAATCCAATAAAATCAGTAAAAGCAAAAAATTTCATACCAAAAAAATTATTCACACTTACCAGAGAAAATACAGTTAAAGAATGCGCACAGATTATGAAAAAGCACAGAATAAGTGTGGTAATTATTCTAAATGATGACAAAACACTTGGTGGAATTATAACAAAAACAGATCTAGTTAAAATATTTCTAACAAAAGGTTCTGAATCACTCAAAATATCTCAAGTGATGAAAAAAGATTTGATTACAGCATCCCCAAGTGATCCAATTTTGCATGTCGAAAGTATGTTACTAAGGTATGGAATATCCAGAGTGATAATTAAAGGAAATCAAAAGCCAGTGGGGATTATCACATTCAGAGATTTTGTTCCTGCAAAAATTCCACAATGGATTGCAGAATCAGCTGATCCAAAGGAAGTACAAGAGTACAAATTCAAAAAAGGATTAACAGAAGGGCACGCAAATCAAATGAGTTATCTTTTTCCATTCCATGCAACAGACATTATGACAACAAACCCAGTTACAGTTGATGCTGATGAAGAAATCAGAGCAGCAATTACGCTTATGATAAAACACAACATTAGCGGATTGCCGGTTGTAAAAAAATCAAAATTAGTAGGAATTATTACAAAATCAGATATTGTAAGTGTTTTAGCAAACTAG
- a CDS encoding universal stress protein, which yields MTIRATNFKKILVPLDGSKYSEKALQRACELVDAFGSKIILIYVVEKSPTINLLDRKEYLSILRKFGKKTLERSNKTLSKKGIITKSFLKEGNIVSEIEKTVKSEKCDLIIVGNKGLGAVTRFLLGSVSNKLAQHSPCSLFIVK from the coding sequence ATGACCATACGTGCTACAAACTTTAAAAAAATTCTTGTTCCTCTTGATGGTTCTAAATATTCTGAAAAAGCATTGCAACGTGCATGTGAATTAGTTGATGCGTTTGGTTCTAAGATTATTTTGATTTATGTTGTTGAAAAATCTCCTACTATCAACCTACTCGATCGTAAAGAATATCTGTCAATTCTTAGAAAATTTGGGAAAAAAACACTAGAGCGTTCAAACAAGACACTATCTAAAAAAGGAATTATTACAAAATCATTTCTTAAAGAAGGAAATATTGTTTCTGAAATTGAAAAAACCGTAAAATCTGAGAAATGTGATCTGATAATTGTTGGAAATAAAGGCCTTGGTGCAGTTACAAGATTTTTGCTTGGCAGTGTTTCAAATAAACTTGCTCAACATTCTCCATGCTCTTTGTTCATTGTAAAGTAA
- a CDS encoding universal stress protein translates to MFQNILVPFDLSAQSTRAFKAAVDVAKKYRSKLTLLTCLEGDAWHHKFYDARADSELIKKQKKVSQQHLEKLEAIAKKNNVSVKSHILTSKSVVNDIVVFAKSRKHDLIVIGSHSRTGFDKAILGSVANGVSQKAKCPVLIVK, encoded by the coding sequence ATGTTTCAGAATATTTTAGTTCCATTTGATCTGTCTGCACAATCTACTAGGGCCTTTAAGGCTGCAGTAGACGTTGCAAAAAAATATCGATCAAAACTTACTCTTCTGACCTGCCTTGAGGGTGATGCATGGCATCACAAGTTCTATGATGCAAGAGCTGATTCTGAATTAATTAAAAAACAAAAAAAGGTTTCACAACAACATCTTGAAAAATTAGAGGCAATTGCTAAAAAAAATAATGTCTCTGTTAAATCTCACATATTGACATCAAAATCAGTTGTAAATGATATTGTGGTATTTGCAAAATCTAGAAAGCATGATCTAATTGTAATTGGGTCTCATAGTAGAACTGGTTTTGATAAGGCTATTTTGGGAAGTGTTGCAAACGGCGTTTCTCAAAAAGCAAAGTGTCCGGTTCTTATAGTAAAATAG
- a CDS encoding sulfide-dependent adenosine diphosphate thiazole synthase, with product MQEATVAEQSTKIFTDVREVEITQAIANEFHEVLIDRAESDVIIIGAGPAGLTASRELSNLGFKVLVIEQNNYLGGGYWLGGYMMNPVTVREPAQKIWDELGIPYKKVKEGLYLTPGPHAVSKLIAGACDAGVKFLQLTKFDDLVLKNGRVAGIVVNWMPVSALPRNITCVDPVAFEAKVIIDASGHDSVAVKRLVDRGLAEWKGMEPMFVNDGEEHVVHKTGEIYPGLIAAGMSVTETHGLARMGPTFGSMLYSGKRAAEIAAEKIKELER from the coding sequence ATGCAAGAAGCTACAGTAGCAGAACAATCAACAAAAATATTTACTGATGTTCGCGAAGTCGAAATTACTCAAGCTATTGCAAATGAATTTCATGAGGTTTTAATTGACAGAGCAGAGTCTGACGTTATCATTATTGGTGCAGGTCCTGCCGGTCTTACTGCAAGCAGAGAACTATCAAACTTGGGTTTCAAGGTTTTAGTTATTGAACAAAACAACTACCTAGGCGGAGGATATTGGCTAGGAGGATATATGATGAATCCAGTTACTGTAAGAGAACCTGCACAAAAAATTTGGGATGAATTGGGGATTCCATACAAAAAAGTAAAGGAAGGATTGTATTTGACACCAGGACCACATGCAGTATCAAAATTAATTGCAGGCGCATGTGATGCAGGAGTAAAATTCTTACAACTAACAAAGTTTGATGATTTAGTTCTAAAGAACGGAAGAGTTGCAGGAATTGTTGTAAATTGGATGCCAGTTTCAGCATTACCACGCAACATTACATGTGTTGATCCAGTTGCATTTGAAGCCAAAGTAATCATTGATGCTTCAGGTCATGATTCTGTTGCAGTAAAAAGACTAGTAGACAGAGGTCTTGCAGAATGGAAGGGAATGGAACCAATGTTTGTAAACGATGGAGAAGAACATGTAGTTCACAAGACAGGGGAAATATATCCAGGACTTATTGCAGCTGGAATGTCAGTTACTGAAACTCATGGTTTGGCAAGAATGGGACCTACATTTGGTTCAATGTTGTATTCTGGAAAAAGAGCAGCTGAAATTGCAGCTGAAAAAATCAAAGAGCTAGAAAGATAA
- a CDS encoding malate dehydrogenase has translation MISIVGSGRVGASTAFLCVSNGLDDVLLVNRSKEKALGEALDIASAIPAHSKFSIRGTDDYSELVGSDIVVITASVEVYTKDRTENMDLQVKMIKDIANKIKQYCPSAIVLIVSNPLDVLTYFFQKQSGFSRFRVIGIASSLDTSRFRYYISETLSVPQSSISNALVLGEHGDSMVPVFSGVSVGGNPLFSMIDRRDTITENVRNYWKTLRNFKSRSQFGIAKNTFDVIDAILGKKEIALPASVVLEGEYGENDVAMGVPVKINQNGVSEIQKVKLDDTESSSLKKSSEIIRNYIKSIHQ, from the coding sequence TTGATCTCAATAGTTGGTAGTGGTAGAGTTGGCGCATCAACTGCATTTCTTTGTGTTTCAAATGGATTAGATGACGTGCTACTTGTAAATCGATCAAAAGAAAAAGCCCTTGGCGAGGCATTAGACATTGCAAGTGCAATACCTGCACATTCTAAATTTTCTATTCGAGGAACTGATGACTATTCTGAATTGGTTGGCTCTGATATTGTTGTAATAACTGCAAGTGTTGAAGTTTATACCAAGGACAGAACTGAAAACATGGATTTGCAAGTCAAAATGATAAAAGATATTGCAAATAAAATCAAACAATACTGTCCTTCTGCCATAGTTTTGATTGTTTCAAATCCTCTTGATGTCCTAACTTACTTTTTTCAAAAACAAAGTGGTTTTTCCAGATTTAGAGTGATTGGTATTGCTTCTAGTCTTGATACTAGCAGATTTCGTTATTACATTTCTGAGACACTATCTGTCCCACAGTCCTCAATTTCTAACGCTCTTGTTTTAGGGGAGCATGGTGATTCTATGGTTCCTGTTTTTTCAGGCGTATCTGTTGGTGGTAACCCTCTTTTTTCAATGATTGACAGAAGGGACACAATCACTGAAAATGTACGAAATTATTGGAAGACATTGAGAAATTTTAAGAGCAGATCTCAATTTGGCATTGCTAAAAACACATTTGATGTAATTGATGCAATTTTAGGTAAAAAAGAGATTGCCCTACCTGCATCCGTTGTTCTTGAGGGAGAATATGGAGAAAATGATGTTGCAATGGGTGTGCCCGTAAAAATTAATCAAAATGGTGTATCTGAGATACAAAAAGTAAAACTTGATGACACAGAGTCATCCTCTTTGAAAAAATCATCTGAAATAATTCGTAATTACATAAAATCTATTCATCAATGA
- a CDS encoding SLC13 family permease, with amino-acid sequence MKFNLRRFGMGLGPLLFFLILFMPTPDGMSENAKSVLAISVWMIVWWITEAIPVYATALLPIGLIPVLGVLPVKQVAAEYMHPIIVLLLGMFMIALAIEKSGLHRKIAFELISVFGYSPKRILWGFMITTALLSTVVMSTTVVLILLPVAGIILTALTKTNFITTKFKIIFMLSISYASSIGSVATLIGAPPNLLYAATVMEMFAHKVTFAEWSLFGAPLAFSMLIICGFYMSRQIGKSNFETTSEIKNTLLLEKSQIGKITLEQKTVLVVLLVVLVLMFTIPLWQPDNSFITNSVIAILGGISLFVLPKTRSESLMNWAGIERLPYGLLFLLGGGFALSLAFVDSGLANWIAQYFAFVGNYPFEFVIVILVAMIMFLTNVKSNTATAAIFIPIVGTMALLNGWTPLPILFAITVATSFAFLLPMGTPPNALIYEKAQIPIKAMVKHGLVLNAMAIGLISAFTIFISTKFLF; translated from the coding sequence ATGAAATTTAATCTTAGACGCTTTGGGATGGGTTTAGGACCTTTACTGTTTTTTCTAATTTTATTCATGCCCACTCCTGATGGTATGTCTGAAAATGCAAAATCTGTTCTTGCTATTTCTGTCTGGATGATTGTTTGGTGGATCACAGAAGCAATCCCTGTTTATGCAACCGCACTTCTTCCTATAGGATTGATTCCTGTACTAGGTGTTTTACCTGTGAAACAAGTTGCAGCTGAATATATGCATCCAATAATTGTATTGCTTCTTGGAATGTTTATGATAGCACTAGCTATCGAAAAATCTGGCTTACATAGGAAGATTGCTTTTGAATTAATTTCTGTGTTTGGATATTCTCCCAAGAGAATTCTTTGGGGTTTTATGATAACAACTGCTTTGTTATCTACTGTTGTTATGAGTACTACAGTGGTTTTGATATTGCTTCCAGTAGCAGGCATTATTTTGACAGCACTAACAAAAACTAATTTCATTACAACAAAATTTAAAATTATTTTCATGTTGTCTATATCTTATGCTTCATCAATTGGTAGTGTTGCAACTTTAATTGGTGCTCCTCCAAACCTACTTTATGCTGCAACTGTGATGGAGATGTTTGCACATAAAGTGACATTTGCAGAATGGTCTCTGTTTGGAGCTCCATTAGCATTTTCTATGCTAATAATTTGTGGATTTTATATGAGTAGACAAATTGGGAAATCTAACTTTGAAACCACATCTGAAATTAAAAACACTTTGTTACTTGAAAAATCACAAATTGGAAAAATAACCCTGGAACAAAAAACAGTTCTGGTAGTACTGTTGGTGGTGTTGGTGCTAATGTTTACTATTCCGTTATGGCAACCAGATAATTCTTTTATTACAAATTCAGTAATTGCTATTTTGGGAGGTATCTCTCTTTTTGTTTTACCAAAAACCCGTTCTGAAAGTTTAATGAATTGGGCTGGTATTGAAAGACTTCCTTATGGATTGTTGTTTTTGTTAGGAGGGGGATTTGCATTATCATTAGCATTTGTAGATTCTGGTTTGGCAAACTGGATTGCACAATATTTTGCATTTGTTGGGAATTATCCATTTGAGTTTGTGATTGTCATTTTAGTAGCAATGATCATGTTTCTAACCAATGTGAAATCAAATACTGCTACTGCAGCAATATTCATTCCGATAGTAGGAACCATGGCATTACTTAACGGGTGGACTCCATTACCAATTTTATTTGCCATAACTGTTGCCACATCGTTTGCATTTTTACTTCCAATGGGCACTCCCCCTAATGCTTTAATTTATGAAAAAGCACAGATTCCAATTAAAGCAATGGTAAAACATGGTCTCGTGCTTAATGCTATGGCTATTGGATTGATTTCTGCCTTTACAATATTTATTTCGACAAAATTTCTTTTTTGA